A region from the Leishmania panamensis strain MHOM/PA/94/PSC-1 chromosome 20 sequence genome encodes:
- a CDS encoding hypothetical protein (TriTrypDB/GeneDB-style sysID: LpmP.20.4160), with protein MKLNFLGYSNEDQSLASVWGRLISLSCIVTGVFYVLFGLFACRRLILRDIRWLLMAILYFSIGVCHAFLTLALLCFAIACVLHTFEKPMQIEEMFVYSGIMAIITMYFACGRKTILYSL; from the coding sequence ATGAAGTTGAACTTCTTGGGGTACTCGAACGAGGACCAAAGTCTCGCCTCAGTATGGGGTcgcctcatctctctctcgtgcatAGTAACGGGGGTATTTTACGTCCTATTCGGTCTTTTCGCCTGCCGTAGGCTCATTCTGAGGGACATTCGGTGGCTTCTCATGGCGATCCTTTACTTTTCCATAGGGGTGTGTCACGCCTTCCTCACCCTTGCGCTGCTCTGCTTCGCCATCGCGTGCGTTCTCCACACCTTTGAGAAACCAATGCAGATCGAGGAAATGTTTGTGTACTCTGGTATCATGGCAATCATCACCATGTACTTTGCCTGTGGGCGCAAAACGATCCTTTACTCTCTTTAA
- a CDS encoding hypothetical protein (TriTrypDB/GeneDB-style sysID: LpmP.20.4170) has translation MSLDIEAHQLLEITQHIYFCSLSPDAELVACALGNGVVCTLNAITFDVTARGAPGKDFVDVPATCVRWAPAECDCDWQLVSSSTAGGVMLWYWDCSEFSLRRGTAAFEENNEVMMLDVSPSGKRVLTAGSDRIVRLYDSKLTLLSQLTEGMNSDSTSHPTHINRIFSARFITEVVAVSAGWESPIQIWDLRACRSNRQVVGVQGVSDCLEPVPGTHMVLVASPKSLDTIHIVDSATGRVLDQNSQAVCSQLNPTERVTVCRYQAETGHVWCLTTSPPSVIAIAFPSGAIVARAALAHTPLNMTMNASRVIVGCKNGVVLQVSLSM, from the coding sequence ATGTCTCTTGATATCGAAGCTCACCAGCTACTGGAAATCACCCAGCACATATATTTCTGCTCTCTGTCTCCAGATGCAGAGCTTGTCGCGTGTGCCCTTGGTAACGGCGTGGTGTGTACTCTCAACGCCATCACGTTCGACGTCACGGCGCGTGGGGCCCCGGGGAAGGACTTTGTGGACGTCCCCGCTACCTGCGTTCGATGGGCCCCTGCGGAGTGCGACTGCGATTGGCAActggtgagcagcagcactgctgggGGTGTCATGCTGTGGTACTGGGATTGTAGCGAGTTTTCGCTTCGGCGTGGAACAGCAGCATTCGAGGAAAACAATGAAGTGATGATGCTCGATGTTTCGCCGAGTGGAAAGCGAGTGCTGACTGCGGGCAGCGATCGGATCGTGCGCCTATACGACTCAAAACTAACCCTTCTCTCACAGTTGACAGAGGGAATGAACTCTGATAGCACGTCGCACCCAACGCACATAAACCGTATCTTCTCTGCCCGCTTCATaacggaggtggtggcggtcaGTGCGGGCTGGGAGAGTCCAATTCAGATATGGgacctgcgtgcgtgccgaTCCAACAGGCAGGTGGTCGGGGTGCAGGGCGTATCGGATTGCTTAGAACCTGTCCCAGGCACGCACATGGTTCTGGTCGCATCCCCAAAGTCTCTAGACACGATTCACATTGTGGACAGCGCTACCGGCCGAGTGCTGGACCAGAACTCGCAGGCTGTGTGCTCGCAATTGAACCCGACGGAGCGCGTGACAGTATGCCGTTACCAGGCCGAAACCGGTCATGTATGGTGTCTCACGACTTCGCCGCCCTCCGTTATCGCTATCGCCTTTCCCTCCGGTGCAATAGTGGCACGTGCAGCGCTCGCGCATACCCCACTCAACATGACCATGAATGCTTCCAGGGTGATAGTGGGGTGCAAGAATGGAGTTGTGCTTCAGGTGTCGCTTAGTATGTAA
- a CDS encoding hypothetical protein (TriTrypDB/GeneDB-style sysID: LpmP.20.4180) gives MSGNSDYLSALRDYNGRLQEHILRRTLMIEYEMDSLLGLRFALISLQAPTRKRKRHTEPLAAQGTCWTVDTAVGRHRWSTDLLEALNTEAGKANCKTALYAREKERWCAVAEAFCRAGHPPFTPYELFTKYKEMHCDSRPCSLSEAQFVCQYVREKGLDWQGLCQSLLQCLGYARSPFQVAQQYRQSLRCAFVENRLAPSQLLSLLENLSASPHPRDFAALSVEAQRFTPHKTLQVSPLYLKRELEPLDFAARVPACHQLYWKLVNLLCNFSFSHPNRLDALQHKVPFCYQQLSLADLACSLQCGTVELRERVLQALLRLSRSPETLNYEECSKKLFGSACGARLIYQIAANLREKDT, from the coding sequence ATGTCCGGGAACAGCGACTACTTGAGCGCCTTGCGCGACTACAATGGTCGCCTGCAAGAACACATCCTGCGCCGAACTCTCATGATCGAGTACGAAATGGACAGCCTTCTGGGGCTACGATTTGCTCTAATATCTCTGCAGGCCCCGACTCGCAAACGAAAACGGCACACTGAGCCTCTCGCTGCTCAGGGGACGTGTTGGACTGTGGACACCGCGGTGGGCCGCCATCGCTGGAGCACAGACCTTCTCGAAGCACTCAACACGGAGGCGGGGAAGGCAAACTGCAAAACAGCGCTGTATGCCCGCGAAAAAGAGCGCTGGTGCGCAGTCGCAGAGGCATTTTGTCGCGCCGGGCACCCACCATTCACCCCATACGAGTTGTTCACCAAGTACAAAGAGATGCACTGTGATTCAAGGCCATGTTCGCTTAGTGAGGCTCAGTTCGTGTGCCAGTATGTCCGTGAAAAAGGCCTTGACTGGCAGGGGCTGTGTCAAAGTCTGCTTCAATGTTTGGGGTACGCACGCTCACCGTTTCAAGTTGCCCAGCAGTACCGCCAGAGTTTGCGGTGCGCTTTTGTGGAGAATCGACTCGCGCCATCGCAGCTCCTCAGTCTACTTGAAAACCTGTCCGCCTCCCCGCATCCTCGTGACTTTGCCGCACTCTCGGTTGAAGCGCAGAGATTCACCCCACACAAGACACTCCAGGTAAGCCCACTTTACTTGAAGAGGGAGCTGGAACCCCTGGACTTTGCCGCCCGGGTACCGGCGTGCCACCAGCTCTACTGGAAGCTGGTGAACCTCCTGTGCAACTTCTCCTTCTCGCACCCCAACCGCCTCGATGCGTTGCAGCACAAGGTGCCCTTCTGCTACCAGCAGCTTTCCCTGGCCGACCTGGCGTGCTCCCTTCAGTGTGGAACTGTGGAACTGCGCGAAAGAGTTCTTCAGGCACTCCTGCGTCTCAGTCGCTCGCCAGAGACACTCAACTATGAGGAATGCTCCAAGAAGCTCTTCGGGTCGGCTTGCGGTGCACGGCTGATCTACCAAATCGCCGCGAACCTGCGCGAAAAAGACACCTGA
- a CDS encoding 1,2-Dihydroxy-3-keto-5-methylthiopentene dioxygenase, putative (TriTrypDB/GeneDB-style sysID: LpmP.20.4190): protein MEGISEEQRLREEAEIRERDRKRQQEKEEYERRLTEERAEEDRKRREAQQLRLEEEKRKKRQEEEWKRLGPDVIQDLPPVPPPVSEEGALEMWYLDDETSQPPLSTASLKPGRKVSAPAVTMKALRELGVVLFRISMSDFSVVKQIIKEREYKHTDEVKISQTAKDDSFLERWYQEHYTEDEQFRVVMDGSFYLDIRSKQDEWIRVHLKAGDLVVLPAGMYHRATLDEDDYVALYRGFQDAPCFVPVKRSDSRADSNRVRLAYLMSLKKGDVATQNGFLP from the coding sequence ATGGAAGGCATTtcagaggagcagcggctaCGCGAAGAGGCCGAGATTCGCGAGCGTGACCGTAAACggcagcaagagaaggaagaatacgagcgccgcctcacagaggaaagggcagaggaggacCGCAAGCGTCGCGAGGCGCAACAGCTGCGCCTcgaggaggaaaagcgcAAAAAGcggcaagaggaggagtggaagCGTCTCGGCCCAGATGTAATTCAGGAcctgccgccggtgccgccgccggtgtcTGAGGAGGGAGCGCTTGAGATGTGGTACCTTGACGACGAGACGTCTCAGCCTCCGCTGAGCACCGCCAGCCTCAAGCCTGGGCGAAAGGTCAGCGCTCCTGCGGTGACCATGAAGGCGTTACGTGAGCTGGGCGTCGTCCTTTTCCGCATCAGCATGAGCGACTTCTCTGTGGTGAAGCAGATCATCAAGGAACGAGAATACAAGCACACCGACGAGGTTAAAATCTCACAGACCGCCAAGGATGACAGCTTTCTCGAGCGTTGGTATCAAGAGCACTACACCGAAGACGAGCAGTTTCGTGTTGTGATGGACGGCTCCTTCTACCTGGATATACGATCGAAGCAAGACGAGTGGATCCGGGTCCACCTGAAAGCAGGTGATCTTGTCGTGCTCCCTGCCGGCATGTACCACCGCGCCACTCTCGATGAAGACGATTACGTAGCTCTCTATCGAGGCTTCCAAGACGCACCCTGCTTTGTACCCGTCAAGCGATCCGACAGTCGCGCGGACTCCAATCGGGTGCGACTGGCGTACTTGATGAGTTTGAAGAAGGGCGACGTCGCCACACAGAACGGATTTCTTCCATGA
- a CDS encoding hypothetical protein (TriTrypDB/GeneDB-style sysID: LpmP.20.4200) translates to MYTHDVHDRISCISAADLAQRLVEVSSRSAAQSSAFTETFSQRSLPHWVSGLLWDAKCAGAAPPRTALLGGDTVEMTSCVSDATLSCVALSEDVRFRFARSRRRRLTGILSSTAASVSLRMSRVGVTHFYWMDECAPRVSYGEHSTWLTALQKRLAQWAVRTFARNALLRNISLQTLEAVFPALMAFPPCEREELLQQAAELLGQGTLLWYGGAVIKQFHENAASLTLPLLTSSEERCSAALMFALATAQEVMGARSSDGARAVRFLIEEYGVRGVASSPALTTATLLTSRATVPLYTSPGVGRGPRQHNLLQPYLFPLSCADVEVLPWTQQSADTSSPGHYRELLRRVRNTAAVVLTTAAPFTAAATQGRHAHEDDINAFFSANEALQIHRDTLATHSSSDVPTSLPTFAVHDSGAAARLRLLEAAPKWWEQGAKANNSHVVRDETALTINVKAAAAALRKPHRGDHALLVAIHRTRKRQRHHKQLTSQTVEASLVGASIRLKRRTFLEFVDILALNTDDEDLEEKARQYLEQQHVAETQIRKFTKFLSSMRRM, encoded by the coding sequence ATGTACACACATGATGTCCATGACCGTATTAGCTGTATCTCCGCAGCGGACCTTGCGCAACGTCTAGTCGAGGTATCGTCGAGGAGCGCTGCACAGAGTAGCGCCTTTACCGAGACCTTTTCCCAGCGCTCCCTACCACACTGGGTGAGTGGACTTCTCTGGGATGCAAagtgcgctggtgcagcccCTCCGCGGACGGCACTCCTGGGCGGTGACACAGTGGAGATGACATCGTGTGTGTCGGACGCAACACTCTCGTGCGTCGCGCTCTCAGAGGATGTGCGGTTCCGTTTTGCAcgctcgcggcgcaggcgcctcACAGGAATCCTCTCATCGACGGCAGCGTCCGTGTCACTCCGAATGAGCCGCGTCGGCGTGACACACTTCTACTGGATGGACGAGTGCGCGCCGCGAGTCTCGTACGGCGAACACTCGACGTGGTTGACGGCGCTGCAAAAACGTCTTGCCCAATGGGCCGTCCGCACATTTGCACggaatgcgctgctgcgcaacatATCGCTGCAAACTCTTGAAGCTGTCTTTCCCGCGCTAATGGCATTCCCACCGTGTGAACGCGAGGAGCTTCTTCAGCAAGCAGCAGAGCTCCTTGGCCAAGGGACACTCCTTTGGTATGGGGGGGCAGTGATCAAGCAGTTCCACGAGAACGCCGCCTCGCTTACTCTCCCCTTGCTTACTTCCAGTGAGGAGCGCTGCTCCGCGGCGCTCATGTTTGCGTTGGCAACAGCGCAAGAAGTCATGGGTGCTCGAAGCAGCGACGGTGCCCGGGCAGTTCGCTTTCTCATCGAGGAGTACGGCGTGCGCGGTGTGGCGTCATCACCAGCACTGACAACCGCAACGCTGCTCACATCTCGAGCAACAGTGCCGCTCTACACAAGTCCCGGCGTTGGAAGAGGCCCACGTCAGCATAATCTACTCCAGCCCTATCTCTTCCCACTCTCCTGCGCAGATGTAGAGGTGCTGCCGTGGACTCAGCAGAGCGCTGATACCTCTTCCCCAGGGCACTACCGAGAGCTCCTTCGGCGCGTGCGTaacaccgcagcggtggtgctcacCACGGCTGCGCCGTTCACTGCAGCCGCTACGCAAGGGCGCCATGCACACGAGGACGACATCAATGCCTTCTTCTCAGCGAATGAGGCACTCCAAATCCACCGTGACACCCTTGCCACCCATTCCAGTAGCGATGTTCCCACTTCGTTGCCCACATTTGCGGTACacgacagcggtgcagcagcgcgtttGCGCCTGTTAGAAGCGGCACCCAAGTGGTGGGAGCAAGGAGCAAAAGCGAACAACAGCCACGTGGTACGTGACGAGACAGCGCTGACGATCAATGTGaaggccgcggcggcggcgctgcgcaagccACACCGTGGCGATCATGCGCTACTTGTCGCCATCCACCGCACGCGCAagcgtcagcgccaccacaaGCAGCTCACCTCGCAGACTGTGGAGGCGTCGCTGGTGGGTGCATCGATTCGGTTGAAGCGACGCACTTTCCTGGAGTTCGTGGACATTTTGGCGCTCAACACGGACGACGAGGACCTCGAGGAAAAAGCGCGGCAGTaccttgagcagcagcacgtagCTGAAACACAGATTCGCAAGTTCACCAAGTTTTTATCATCCATGCGCAGGATGTGA
- a CDS encoding hypothetical protein (TriTrypDB/GeneDB-style sysID: LpmP.20.4210), with protein MSNSTNEIVAIQQPATKPEIITVHSTAQMTSPDYNTNDYETGDFDEVLAVAEPLKEVQNLLPTSKSHRNSPKKSMRTFLQTVPHLFTLTLEEITSLDVMVREYSEMDVIIEEGAYLEHIYVLASGTVEVMNSKKGLKRAFGHRRIGSMVAPSVFGIDDAILESAVEFTYHASSNATLLLIPRKQVMDLFTRSPIFANNVSSQILRTLPSFSVFEEFCRTVFGISSSSASDAQEKRNGYRLSLPTLIRLFQSSGTLLHKNGNTNEIDYEALRYCTHRLPANISITYIIILTQGIPDYLSDGFLADAAHAHAGEEPFIAAVDTGKRRRCAWTFGGGGQTLVLMRDGYTDTIDFVSNLCIFCIEAKKLRARLQQLVSPSAAEVLRNALAPAESSLNAQARIKEVFASLPFSDDEVQGLQSVWGEETLQHLYNVVVHREEYVVQVQNATSKVFAEDPYVNWALTILRHIKRRLCVSELEPLPEDIIIDILFSPNQTLRNLFCCMLADTKTLIDSISEEAGIGKGERAGSWKNVNDRYYYVLTGMLERDKTIRDAYRSRLESNGFTLMEDGHASALIVDLIDVSSISPDDTDPELRAYIAQACKNSRERKRHFIINVDKTFGAQIEAILRCFLLTFGTRIQSVNLCGKAAGLCGNRGDVVLPRKLIFSKQTFGEDSTDEIRLCNRNGFRREDITPLLGKSCSAAVHHGTCITLPGFMLHSQPVLKFYKTVHGCTAIDMQSSYVARQLEECRRTGVVRQAIPSRYLFYCDNMPLGNENGSPLKPQKKEMTSTFYATARAILRKILES; from the coding sequence ATGAGCAACTCAACGAACGAAATCGTTGCCATCCAGCAGCCGGCGACGAAACCGGAAATCATCACGGTGCACTCCACGGCTCAAATGACCTCCCCGGACTACAATACCAATGACTACGAGACGGGTGACTTTGATGAAGTGCTGGCTGTTGCAGAGccgctgaaggaggtgcagaaCCTCTTGCCCACCTCGAAATCGCATCGGAACTCACCAAAAAAGTCAATGCGGACTTTCCTGCAGACCGTGCCGCACCTCTTCACCCTCACGCTCGAGGAGATAACCAGCCTTGACGTCATGGTGCGCGAGTACAGCGAGATGGATGTCATTATTGAGGAAGGGGCGTATCTGGAGCACATTTACGTGCTCGCCTCCGGCACGGTGGAGGTGATGAACTCCAAGAAAGGACTGAAGCGCGCGTTTGGCCACCGGCGCATCGGCAGCATGGTAGCACCAAGTGTGTTCGGCATCGACGACGCCATCCTCGAGAGCGCTGTTGAGTTTACCTACCACGCCAGCTCCAacgcgacgctgctgctcatcccGCGCAAGCAGGTCATGGACCTGTTCACGCGCTCTCCTATCTTTGCCAACAACGTCTCCAGTCAGATCCTTCGTAcgcttccctccttctcggTGTTTGAGGAGTTCTGCCGTACCGTGTTTGGCatctcatcctcctcggcctccgACGCTcaagaaaagaggaacgGCTATCGTTTGTCGCTACCCACCCTCATCCGCCTGTTCCAGTCCAGCGGCACTCTTCTTCACAAGAACGGCAACACGAACGAGATTGACTATGAGGCGTTGCGGTATTGCACCCACCGCCTGCCTGCGAACATCAGTATCACCTACATCATCATCCTCACCCAAGGAATTCCAGACTACCTGTCCGACGGGTTCCTTGccgacgctgcgcacgcgcacgccgGCGAAGAACCGTTTatcgctgccgtcgacaCCGGgaagcggcgccggtgcgcgTGGACAttcggcggaggaggacagaCGCTTGTACTTATGCGTGACGGCTACACCGACACAATCGACTTTGTGTCGAACTTGTGCATTTTCTGCATTGAGGCCAAGAAGTTGCGAGcacgactgcagcagctcgtgtcgccgtcggcggccgaggtgctgcgaaACGCCCTCGCGCCGGCCGAGAGCAGCCTCAACGCCCAGGCGAGGATAAAGGAGGTTTTCGCGTCGCTACCGTTTTCGGATGACGAGGTACAAGGTTTGCAGAGCGTCTGGGGCGaagagacgctgcagcacctgtaCAATGTCGTGGTGCATAGGGAGGAGTATGTGGTGCAGGTCCAGAATGCCACTAGCAAGGTGTTTGCTGAAGATCCGTACGTCAACTGGGCCCTCACCATCCTTCGCCACATCAAGAGGCGCCTCTGTGTCTCTGAGCTAGAGCCACTGCCGGAGGACATTATCATCGacatcctcttctctccaAATCAGACGCTGAGGAATCTTTTCTGCTGCATGCTGGCGGACACCAAGACACTCATTGACAGCATTTCGGAAGAAGCTGGGATCGGAAAGGGCGAGCGGGCGGGGAGTTGGAAGAACGTGAACGACCGCTACTACTACGTCTTGACAGGTATGCTGGAACGAGATAAGACGATTCGCGACGCGTACCGGTCACGGCTGGAGTCGAATGGCTTCACGCTTATGGAGGATGGGCACGCGTCGGCGCTGATTGTCGACCTGATCGACGTCAGCAGTATATCGCCGGATGACACGGACCCAGAGCTGCGTGCATACATCGCGCAGGCGTGCAAGAATAGCCGGGAGAGAAAGCGTCACTTTATCATCAACGTGGACAAGACCTTTGGCGCTCAAATTGAGGCAATCCTGCGCTGTTTTCTTCTCACCTTCGGCACTCGCATCCAGAGCGTGAACCTCTGCGGCAAGGCGGCTGGCCTCTGCGGCAACCGCGGCGACGTCGTTCTCCCGAGGAAGCTCATCTTCTCCAAGCAAACCTTCGGCGAAGACTCCACCGATGAGATTCGCCTGTGCAACCGCAATGGATTCCGCCGAGAGGACATTACACCACTTCTCGGCAAGTCGtgctcggcagcggtgcatcaTGGCACGTGTATCACCCTCCCTGGTTTCATGCTTCATAGCCAGCCGGTGCTTAAGTTCTACAAGACAGTGCACGGCTGCACTGCGATTGACATGCAGAGCAGCTACGTCGCACGCCAGTTGGAGGAGTGTCGCCGCACCGGGGTGGTCCGCCAGGCAATTCCCAGTCGCTACCTTTTCTACTGCGACAACATGCCCCTTGGCAATGAGAACGGCTCGCCCCTTAAGCCGCAAAAGAAGGAGATGACTTCCACCTTCTACGCCACCGCTCGCGCCATCCTGCGCAAGATTCTCGAGTCCTGA
- a CDS encoding DNA-directed RNA polymerase polypeptide, putative (TriTrypDB/GeneDB-style sysID: LpmP.20.4220) produces MAGFGEEYQRKKLEMLPALMAMRGILNHHIASFDHLIEVELQRILLNESNVEIKSVVDPDFLIRYQNIRVCRPQEIVGKGHIPKFVTPQECRIRDMTYRGDMIVDVQYTSRDRSRAMLVEKDVKIGTIPIMLKSKCCNLYRKTREELVSMRECPLDPGGYFIIKGVEKVCLVQEQQSKNRVIIEADEHGNISAHVQSKTHYSISKCAVTFKKGSIVLTHRSFTEDIPIIVVLKALGLENDQHITQCIGTSPAFQKILFPCFEEARGLDIFTQNDALQYIGEKRKETVWEVEETQQRQVNRSKADKAAEFLANVLLCHIREAQMQKDWNFRHKAFYVCFMVRGMIEASFDASLLDERDFYGNKRFETTGTLMALLFEDLLKQFNRVVKTAMDQQLSKRDSTRPFNVKQLMESKMEVIQNGMRMAISSGRWDLKRFNMNRQGITQVLSRLSYIACLGMMTRLASSFEKTRKVSGPRSLQPSQWGMVCPCDTPEGESCGLVKNFATLSQVTLDMSDHYVRASAHSLGVEEIDTVTPTDFLQYYSVFLNGTLIGIHRYPNRLCAGIRALRRSGRLHPHVSISMQPRQRTVQIGSDGGRIVRLLIIVRGGKPAVTSAHLDRLRDRLCTHNDFLAEGLIEYVDVNESNDCLIAVYPADIGPYTTHLEVEPLSLLGVVAGIIPYPHHNQSARNTFQSAMGKQALGTVALNQYIRADTVLLLGAYPQRPLCRTRAMSLTHYEKLGAGINAMVCVMSYSGYDIEDAQVYNKSSLDRGYGRCVVLRKHEVDLEKYAGGEFDVILPPEKNSGSGKFKALNPDGVASKGAFVQQYDVLVNKFTPVAGGDPRPAPLVYKYPQLAVVDHVIISPPGDYDRSLDVDQKIKVITREVRPPEPGDKFSSRHGQKGVVGLIVNGVDMPFNERGMCPDMIMNPHGFPSRMTVGKLLELVCSKAAALRGSMGDGTAFGGDSADSISRQLLSFGYNYHGKDVFYSGITGELMQGYVFFGPIYYQRLKHMVTDKMHARSTGPRSMLTRQPTEGRSRSGGLRVGEMERDCMVGYGASSLLNERLLISSDLFTADICHVCGNLGYNNRCTYCKTKGTTSKVNMPYAFKLLIQELQGMGVSLRLTMDSPT; encoded by the coding sequence ATGGCAGGCTTCGGCGAGGAGTACCAGCGGAAGAAGCTGGAGATGCTCCCCGCTCTCATGGCTATGCGGGGTATTCTGAATCACCACATCGCCTCCTTCGACCACTTAAtcgaggtggagctgcagcgcatcctGTTAAACGAATCCAACGTCGAAATCAAGAGCGTCGTCGACCCCGACTTTCTGATTCGCTACCAAAACATCCGCGTCTGCCGTCCGCAGGAGATTGTCGGCAAAGGCCACATACCAAAGTTTGTGACGCCGCAGGAGTGCCGCATTCGGGATATGACCTACCGTGGCGACATGATTGTGGATGTTCAGTACACAAGCCGCGACCGCTCGCGGGCGATGCTGGTTGAGAAAGACGTAAAGATCGGGACTATTCCCATTATGCTCAAATCAAAGTGCTGCAACCTGTACCGCAAAACACGCGAGGAGCTGGTGAGCATGCGCGAGTGCCCACTTGACCCCGGTGGCTACTTTATTATTAAAGGCGTGGAAAAGGTATGCCTTGTTCAGGAGCAACAGAGCAAGAACCGCGTCATCATCGAGGCAGATGAGCACGGCAACATCTCGGCCCACGTGCAGAGCAAGACCCACTACTCCATCTCCAAGTGTGCCGTTACATTCAAAAAAGGCAGTATCGTGCTGACGCATCGCTCGTTCACCGAGGATATCCCGATCATCGTCGTGCTTAAGGCGCTCGGCTTGGAGAATGATCAGCACATCACCCAGTGCATCGGTACCTCGCCAGCGTTTCAGAAGATCCTCTTTCCCTGCTTTGAGGAGGCGCGTGGGTTGGACATATTCACGCAAAACGATGCCCTGCAGTACATCGGTGAGAAGCGGAAGGAGACGGTGTGGGAGGTCgaggagacgcagcagcggcaggttAACAGGTCCAAGGCCGACAAGGCGGCTGAGTTCCTCGCCAatgtgctgctctgccacATTCGGGAGGCCCAGATGCAGAAGGACTGGAACTTTCGCCACAAGGCGTTCTATGTTTGTTTCATGGTACGTGGCATGATCGAGGCCAGCTTCGACGCCTCCCTGCTTGATGAACGCGACTTCTACGGTAACAAGCGATTCGAGACAACCGGCACACTGATGGCCCTCTTGTTTGAAGACTTACTGAAGCAGTTCAACCGCGTTGTCAAGACGGCGATGGATCAGCAGCTGTCCAAAAGAGACTCCACTCGGCCCTTCAACGTGAAGCAGCTGATGGAAAGCAAGATGGAGGTAATTCAGAACGGCATGCGCATGGCGATCAGCAGTGGGAGATGGGACTTGAAGCGCTTTAACATGAACCGGCAGGGCATCACGCAGGTGCTATCGAGACTCTCGTACATTGCCTGCCTCGGCATGATGACGAGGTTGGCGTCCTCGTTTGAGAAGACACGCAAGGTAAGTGGTCCGCGCTCGCTGCAACCGAGTCAGTGGGGGATGGTGTGCCCCTGCGATACACCAGAGGGCGAGAGCTGCGGTCTGGTGAAGAACTTTGCCACGCTTAGCCAGGTCACCTTGGACATGAGTGACCACTACGTGCGCGCCTCTGCCCACTCACTTGGCGTGGAGGAGATTGACACGGTGACGCCGACGGACTTCCTGCAGTACTACAGCGTTTTCCTCAACGGCACCCTCATTGGCATCCACCGCTACCCTAACCGACTCTGTGCCGGCATTCGTGCTCTCCGGCGCTCCGGCCGTCTTCACCCGCACGTGTCCATCTCAatgcagccgcggcagcgcacagTCCAGATCGGCAGTGATGGCGGTCGTATTGTTCGCTTGCTTATCATCGTGCGCGGTGGGAAGCCGGCCGTCACCTCCGCCCACCTCGATCGCCTGCGCGACCGCCTGTGCACCCACAACGACTTCCTGGCGGAGGGACTAATCGAGTACGTTGACGTGAATGAATCGAATGACTGCCTCATTGCCGTCTACCCTGCCGACATCGGGCCGTACACAACCCACCTCGAAGTAgagccgctgtcgctcctcGGCGTGGTTGCCGGCATCATTCCTTACCCGCACCACAACCAGTCCGCCCGCAACACGTTCCAGTCCGCCATGGGAAAGCAGGCTCTCGGCACTGTGGCGCTGAATCAATATATACGCGCCGACACGGTACTTCTTCTCGGTGCCTACCCCCAGAGACCACTGTGCCGCACAAGGGCCATGTCGCTGACACACTACGAAAAGCTCGGCGCCGGCATCAACGCCATGGTGTGCGTCATGAGCTACAGCGGGTACGATATTGAAGATGCGCAGGTGTACAACAAGTCCTCCCTGGATCGCGGATACGGCCGctgcgtggtgctgcgcaagcacGAGGTGGACTTGGAAAAGTACGCGGGAGGTGAGTTCGATGTGATTTTGCCCCCGGAGAAGAatagcggcagcggcaagttCAAAGCCCTCAACCCCGACGGCGTTGCAAGCAAAGGTGCCTTTGTGCAACAGTACGACGTCCTCGTAAACAAGTTCACCCCGGTTGCCGGCGGTGATCCGCGGCCCGCGCCGCTGGTGTACAAGTATCCGCAACTGGCGGTGGTTGACCACGTCATCATCTCCCCTCCTGGCGACTACGACAGGTCGCTCGACGTCGATCAGAAAATTAAGGTCATCACGCGGGAGGTTCGGCCACCAGAGCCGGGTGACAAATTCTCATCACGTCATGGACAGAAGGGCGTCGTCGGCCTCATCGTGAACGGGGTGGATATGCCGTTCAACGAGCGTGGCATGTGCCCCGATATGATCATGAATCCACACGGATTCCCCAGTCGTATGACGGTTGGCAAGTTGCTCGAACTGGTTTGCtcaaaggcagcagcgctcagAGGGTCGATGGGTGACGGCACTGCGTTTGGCGGGGACTCTGCCGACAGCATCAGCCGgcagcttctctctttcggcTACAACTACCACGGAAAAGACGTTTTTTACTCTGGCATAACAGGGGAGTTAATGCAGGGTTACGTCTTTTTCGGACCCATCTACTACCAACGCCTCAAGCACATGGTCACAGACAAAATGCACGCGCGTTCGACCGGGCCACGCTCGATGCTGACTCGTCAGCCAACCGAGGGTCGGTCTCGCAGTGGTGGTCTGCGCGTTGGAGAGATGGAGCGTGACTGCATGGTTGGCTATGGAGCGTCCAGCCTCCTCAACGAGCGACTCCTCATCAGCTCCGACCTGTTCACGGCAGACATCTGCCACGTGTGCGGCAACCTCGGCTACAACAATCGGTGCACGTACTGCAAAACAAAGGGCACCACCTCTAAGGTCAACATGCCCTATGCCTTCAAGCTACTTATCCAAGAGCTGCAGGGCATGGGTGTGAGCCTTCGCCTCACCATGGACTCCCCGACGTAG